CTTGATTCCAATGTGATCAGTCATGCTtaagcagcttcttcttcttttctttttatacaaaTCCAAGGAAGAGGGTGTCAACGGAAGGAAAAATTGAGTTACCTTGTGtttcgtatttttttttctggtcaaaGTTTTACGTAATTTAATAAAACAAGAAATTGAGCttccttttattaaattatgtaAGGAAAATTCAGCTACCTTGCTCAAGACAATTGAGCTTCCTTTGTAGAAAAGACCAGACTgaatcttctttttatttcacgTCAACGGGATTGCACCTTAATCAAGATGTAATCAGGCCGGCGTGTACATGTTACTGGGGGGATAGAGTAAACAATCAAGTTGCAAGTTCCTGGTTTTATTGCTAGTTACGTGCCTGCGCTGAAAGGTCAACGCAAACCCATAACTGCTAGTTTAGTACGGGTGCAACGTATGGGAAGGGCATCGATCACATGATAGTTGGGTATCAAAAAGCTTATGAAAGGATATGCTTGGGAACAATTACTAAAATAATCCTGAATCTATaggaattttttcaatttggtgttaaatattttttgtcaattcaatcataaaccttttgcatttgtgctaattcaacacatctagctaattttggtcaACTAGTGCTAACGTGAATGTCAGTTGGTAGTGACCGTTTGGCCGATGctaacatgacaatttttaaatattttttccttttttttgctctcttatttttatttatttatttatttatttttctagctTTCATTCTTCCTCTTGGTGAGCTTGCGATCATCTAACCGGCCAAAGGCTAGGGCCAGTGAGGTCGATCTCCTCAACcattggtgaggcttgcccttgcccaaCAACGGCGAGGGCAAGCTCAACCTTGCTTGCAGCCCTAGTGAGACATGACCTagctagatctaggcgagggtgagcttgaccttgccaatgatggcgaggctcgcctcttatttctatttatttatttagttttgcTTTCATTCTTCCTCTAGCCAGCCAAAGGCTAGGGCCAGCGAGGTCAATCTCCTCAACCATTGGTCCCCTAGCCTCTAGCTGGTTCATCAACTGGctaggaaaagaaggaaatgggaaaaaaaagaaaaaaaaaagaaagagagaaaaaggaaaaaaaagtattaaaaattgaCATGCCAGCGTTGACCGGCATCCATGTAGCGCCAATCAACACAACATTGATTggatgactgaattggcacaaacaTAGAAATTTAGTAatgaattggccaaaaaaaaaaaaaataggactgaattggaaaaattataatagatttagggctgttttggtaattttccctatgTGCTTGCACATGTGAGTTGTTATAAAGAGCCCTAGTTGTGGGAGAAAATAGACGATGAGAAAgatggcttcttctttttcgtcgGAGTTGATGAGGATTTTGCTGTGTGCTTTTGTGTTGAGCGTTCGTAGCTCTTTTGAGAAGAAGGTTCTTGTCCATGGAGCTCAGATTACCGTCTCTGTCagctctctttctccttctgtcAATTGCACAGCTTCAACAAACAATGGTCTCTCTCCTCCCTGCCCCCcatcctttctctccctccccgattatttatttttgtgcttATGTGTGTGTAAACGTAGTATTCCGTGGGACTGCTCTACAAACATAAAAATGATGAGCGATTGATTTTTGGGTTGTGATCTGTTGAATCAATCAGTATTTATTTAAAGTATACCGCCGACAAGTTCATCCGAACTAATTCTTGTAAGTTGTAACAACGTGTTTGTAGGGGAATGAGTTCGTTTCTTTTTGCTAATAACAATAATTATGATATACTACACACCCTCAGAGCAGATACGTGAATATTGAACAGCCTTGAATTGAGCTGAAAGTCTTTCAAAAGTAGGCAAGACAGAGATATCAACaagaatttaataaaatttaattaaatagtaaactatattaATCTTGTCTACTATTTTGTGaattacaataaaaaataatatattcgaTCAATATATACttaaaatgactatattaaatgaatttaaaagttgcacaaatggagatggtaaaaatctttcccaaaatacatttttcttacaattattttctttttttaatttctttccctTCCATTATTCATTTTATGGATATTATAAATCTTATCTATCTTTATCTCACTTCTCTTGTGGGGTAATTTTATCTAGTTCATATCTCtcttatatttgactttatcctGTCTTGAGCAAGAATCAAACATgagacatataataaattttgttttattttgaattttactcTAACTACCAAACGTAGTTTAAGTAAACTCAACTTTTGGCTAAGTTGGGAATGATCATTGTGTATAGACCAAACATATGTACAAAGCCAATGGCTTGTTCTTTTTTGCTTATAGCAAAGCATAATTTAAAAGGAAGGATAACGATACTGAATCATAAGGTTGGTGGATGAAGAAAGCGTAAAATATAGCATGATCATTCATGAAGCGACAGATAGTTCACTTAATAAAGAGTGTTACACTGCAGCCacattgcaattaattaattagctACTCATAAACATAAATTTCGATTGCTTAGATACCATGATTGCTTTGATGAGTGTTTTCAATAGTATGCTGCCAATGATTTCTCATTCCTTGCATCTAACATAGTTCTGCGCGGTAatataatctcttgttaatGCGTTTGTGACTtccattatttctttctcagTGAACTCAACCCTTAAACTAGTTCACAAGTATGGACCATGCTCCCAGCTGTTCGATGGTGGCCCCATCAATCACACGCAGGTTCTTCTCGAAGACATGGCAAGGGCGAAATGGATCCAATCCAAGATCTCCAACAGCATCAGTGGCACCAGTGATTTGAAGGAGTCCAACGTTAGCCTCCCAGCGAGTAACAGCACCAATGGCGGCGGCTATGTGGTGACTATAGGCCTTGGCACGCCAACGAAGGACCTGACCCTCCTGTTTGATACGGGAAGTGCACTTACTTGGACCCAATGTGAGCCTTGCATATCTTGCTATAGCCAGGCCGAGCCAATCTTCGACCCCTCTAATTCATCGTCCTATGCCAACATATCTTGCTTTGCGCCATCTTGCATTGGCCTCGCTTCTGGCACAGGTAATAATCGATGGTTGTGTGTTGCATGTCCAATCGGGTTTTTAATTAGTGGATTACAAAATGAGACATCATCAGCATGTAATAATTAAGAATAATGATTAGTGATGTCAATGTTTGTAACTCGCAAGTTGAAAGCCTTCCCCCATTCTCATAGATGGCGGAAAACATAGCCGGTCAACCATGTTGGCGAGATTTTCATTTGGGAGAATAAAGACAGGAAGAGGACTGCTAGTTGTGAGAGGTTTCTAGGAACAAGTTTAGAATCGCTTTATAAATCAGCTTATATGATGAGCAGGTCAGCTACCTAGTTGTAGCGGATCCAGATGCATCTACGAGACGGGATACGGTGACGGCTCCTCCTTCACGGTTGGGTTGTTTGCCACGGAGACGCTCACCCTAACCCAACGGATGTTATTACCAACTTCGAATTCGGTTGTGGCGAGAACAACGGAGGGTTATTCGATGGGTTGGCCGGACTACTTGGGCTTGGTCGAGACCCAATATCAATCATAGAGCAAACTGCGACCAAGTATGGCCGATACTTCTCATACTGCCTCCCTCCTTCAACTAGCGCCCCGGGATATTTGACTTTTGGTAGGGACAAGGTCACATCCCCGTCGTTGAGCTTCACGCCGATGGTGACCGTCGCACAGAATCCGCTCTTTTACGGCATCAAAATAATAGGAATCAGTGTAGATGGGAAGCCACTTTCCATACCGTCGACTGTGTTCTCCAATGCCAGCACAATCATAGACTCGGGGACCACGGTGACACAATTGCCTCCAACTGCATACACCGCCCTCCGGTCGGCATTCCGAGAGGCAATGGCGAACTACACGAGTGCACCTCCATTTGAGCCGCTTGACACTTGCTACGACTTCAGTGGGGTTAGCACCTTCACCGGCCCAGTGATCACGTTCACTTTCGATGGGCCAATTGACATCGATTTGGATCTTGAGCGGGATGTTTTACGTGGTGGATGTATCGCAAGTTTGCCTAGCGTTTGCGGCGGGCGCGGACGACTTCGCCATCTACGGCAACACACAGCAGAGGGCATTTGAGGTGGTCTATGATGTGACCGGAGGACAAATTGGGTTTGGCGCCAAGGCCTGTCTCTAAGATGGGTTGCATTTTGAGTTCTCGAAAGGACAAGGAATCATTTGAGTGTCTGCTTTAGTAGTACTTGGTCGGTTTAGAGAATAATAACGAATGTCGTTCTCCTTGTCACTTCAAGTCAAAACACGCTACGATCGTGATTGTGTGATGTAGTGACTGTTGAGAGTGTTTTGTTCTCCATTGgaaggagataaaaaaaaaattacgtggATTTTTATGAAATCCACGTAACCATGTTTAGACgaatatttggaaaatttaaGTACTCTGTCGCTCTATCTTATTTGAAGTAGAACTTCCGCGATTAGGAATGCCTGATCTTCggtattttcttcttctttggcgtGGGGGACTCTGCTGGAAATCGTCAAAGGAGACCGGTGGGCGAAATAAATCCCTTTTGCGAGGTGGCTATTGCATTATCGTGGGCCCTCCCAATTCAACCGATTGCAATTTGCTTTTcctatttaattattaatttaatattagatTTATGAATTGCCACTAGCGTATTCTGTATCAATTAAGAGCCAAGCCAGAAGCTTGCCTTAATATTGAATAAGAGATTTGGCTCTGGTAACCTGGTTATACTAGATTCATCTCCATTTTAggtacctttttttcttttataaaattttttacaatgtgatctttcatttttattgcctGTTCTATTATTTAGGAAAAATGccactaaaaatcccaaatgttgacacttaaattttggcaagccgatcatttatttattgcataaaaattaggaaataattttaacccctaaacaaaattattataattaagtTGTACAGTAGATATTTGAAGAGcatttactttttattgttGCATTTTCATTGGACCGACAATGGATGGTTTTGAATTGATGGTTCGGAGACTTAATTTGACGAGTTAGACTAAGCTCAGGGGAGAGTGAATTGGCCCCAAGGCCATCATTCTTTAATGGCCAAAAATTGACTTATAAGGAATGACAAGTTGGAATATTAGTATATTTCAGAAAAAGATTCATACTATTCTTCCAATATTTTGTTCAAGAACATAGAAGGAAAATTTGGtcaatgaaaagaaacaaaaagaaagaatgatatCGCGTGGATCTTTCATATATTCATGCAATATATATGTGCCCATATACATATATTGAAGGGCAT
This genomic stretch from Eucalyptus grandis isolate ANBG69807.140 chromosome 3, ASM1654582v1, whole genome shotgun sequence harbors:
- the LOC104439424 gene encoding aspartyl protease AED1 is translated as MASSFSSELMRILLCAFVLSVRSSFEKKVLVHGAQITVSVSSLSPSVNCTASTNNVNSTLKLVHKYGPCSQLFDGGPINHTQVLLEDMARAKWIQSKISNSISGTSDLKESNVSLPASNSTNGGGYVVTIGLGTPTKDLTLLFDTGSALTWTQCEPCISCYSQAEPIFDPSNSSSYANISCFAPSCIGLASGTGQLPSCSGSRCIYETGYGDGSSFTVGLFATETLTLTQRMLLPTSNSVVARTTEGYSMGWPDYLGLVETQYQS